One genomic window of Prochlorococcus sp. MIT 0801 includes the following:
- a CDS encoding DNA topoisomerase (ATP-hydrolyzing) subunit A, whose product MAKERLKPISLHQEMQRSYLEYAMSVIVGRALPDARDGLKPVQRRILFAMHELGLTPERPYRKCARVVGDVLGKYHPHGDQAVYDALVRQVQIFNSRYPILDGHGNFGSIDDDPPAAMRYTETRLAPISNDAILSEIDQETVDFSPNFDGSQQEPDVLPAQLPFLILNGSTGIAVGMATSIPPHNLNEVVEALIAIIKKPSLNEEKLLEMIPGPDFPTGGEILISSGIKETYTKGRGSITMRGIAHIEEINPGKGKHKRSGIIISELPYQLNKAGWIEKLADLVNNGKVSGIADIRDESDRDGMRILVEVKRDSDPKKILDFLYQKTALQSNFGAILLALVNGQPVQLTLRTLLNNFLEFRENTILLRSNYLLKNIKNRQEIVEALIQATNNLRKVIDLIENSKDTTEARINLIISLKINERQADGILGMPLKKITSLEKDSLKNEIKDLKNKRAELELIINNKENLMKVMIKELKDLKKRFGSKRRTKLIEGGDALIAEKMANQRPNKELQRINALKELSTDSEIIIQSNNEIKIVPSLTIKKLKLKESDQERKDILPAKLIWPIKDEPKILAVSQEGKIGLIKWEFAGQKPGPLKRFLPAGLENDKIINLIPLTEIQDISIGLISTDGKFKRISINEISDISNRSTTILKLKDSVKLQSCILCKENSYLYIVSDIGRIIKIKIVENDFPLMSKLAQGTNIIKLFPNENIVKALSFKEEEKKQNKDLILITNKGYFIKHSIKEITISKKGALGTMGIHFKDNKTIKERVIDCFINNKHVYISTDNAKYQKLKTDQIDNSSYKKQNRLNIELNNNEFLKSSFSMKLPEQN is encoded by the coding sequence TATATCGTTGCATCAGGAAATGCAGCGTTCTTATCTCGAGTACGCAATGAGCGTAATCGTTGGGAGAGCATTGCCAGACGCGAGAGATGGATTGAAACCGGTGCAAAGAAGAATTCTTTTTGCAATGCACGAATTAGGACTTACGCCCGAAAGACCTTACAGGAAATGTGCTCGTGTTGTAGGAGATGTTCTTGGCAAATATCATCCACATGGAGATCAAGCTGTCTACGATGCACTTGTAAGACAAGTTCAAATATTTAATTCAAGATATCCAATTCTTGATGGTCACGGAAACTTTGGATCTATTGATGATGATCCTCCTGCAGCAATGAGATATACGGAAACTAGACTTGCGCCAATATCTAACGATGCAATTTTAAGTGAAATAGATCAAGAAACTGTTGATTTTTCACCAAATTTTGATGGCTCACAACAAGAACCAGATGTTTTACCCGCTCAATTACCTTTCCTCATCTTAAATGGAAGTACAGGGATTGCTGTTGGAATGGCTACAAGCATTCCTCCACACAATTTGAATGAGGTAGTAGAGGCCTTAATAGCAATAATAAAAAAACCTTCACTAAACGAAGAAAAATTATTAGAAATGATACCTGGACCTGACTTTCCAACGGGTGGTGAGATATTGATAAGTAGCGGAATAAAAGAAACTTACACAAAAGGGAGAGGAAGTATAACCATGAGAGGAATAGCTCACATTGAAGAAATTAATCCTGGAAAGGGTAAACACAAAAGAAGTGGGATTATTATTTCAGAACTACCATATCAATTAAACAAAGCTGGCTGGATTGAAAAATTAGCTGACCTTGTAAATAATGGAAAAGTTTCGGGAATAGCAGATATTAGAGATGAAAGTGATCGAGATGGAATGCGAATTCTTGTTGAAGTTAAAAGAGATTCTGATCCAAAAAAAATTCTAGATTTTTTGTATCAAAAAACTGCTTTACAAAGCAACTTTGGTGCCATTTTACTTGCATTAGTTAATGGCCAGCCAGTACAACTTACGTTAAGAACATTATTAAATAATTTTTTAGAATTTAGAGAAAATACTATTTTACTCAGAAGTAATTATTTACTTAAAAATATTAAAAATAGACAAGAGATAGTAGAGGCTCTAATCCAAGCTACAAATAATCTTAGAAAAGTAATTGATTTGATTGAAAATTCTAAAGATACAACTGAAGCAAGAATTAATTTAATTATTAGCTTAAAGATTAATGAGAGGCAAGCAGATGGGATCCTCGGTATGCCTTTAAAGAAAATTACAAGTCTCGAAAAAGATTCTCTAAAGAATGAAATAAAAGATTTAAAAAATAAGAGAGCAGAACTCGAATTGATAATTAATAACAAAGAAAATTTAATGAAAGTTATGATTAAAGAGCTAAAAGATCTTAAAAAAAGATTTGGTAGTAAAAGAAGAACAAAATTAATAGAAGGTGGAGATGCTCTTATTGCTGAAAAAATGGCAAATCAAAGACCAAATAAAGAACTTCAAAGAATAAATGCGTTAAAAGAATTATCAACGGATTCTGAAATAATTATACAATCGAATAATGAAATAAAAATAGTTCCTTCACTAACAATAAAAAAATTAAAGTTAAAAGAAAGTGATCAAGAAAGAAAAGATATTCTCCCTGCAAAGCTAATATGGCCAATTAAAGATGAGCCCAAAATATTAGCCGTTAGTCAAGAAGGTAAAATAGGTCTTATTAAGTGGGAATTTGCAGGACAAAAACCCGGCCCTCTAAAACGATTTTTACCAGCAGGTTTAGAAAATGATAAAATAATTAATCTTATTCCACTAACAGAAATACAAGATATAAGTATAGGATTAATAAGTACTGATGGAAAGTTTAAAAGAATTTCAATCAATGAGATTAGTGATATTTCTAATCGGTCAACTACGATTTTAAAATTAAAAGACAGTGTAAAGCTTCAATCTTGCATTCTTTGTAAAGAGAATAGCTATTTGTATATAGTGAGTGATATTGGAAGAATTATTAAAATTAAAATAGTAGAAAATGATTTCCCATTGATGAGCAAATTAGCTCAAGGAACAAATATAATAAAATTATTTCCAAATGAAAATATAGTTAAAGCCTTAAGTTTCAAAGAAGAAGAAAAAAAACAAAATAAAGATTTAATTTTAATAACTAATAAAGGTTATTTCATAAAACATTCAATTAAAGAAATAACTATTTCCAAAAAAGGAGCATTAGGAACAATGGGAATACATTTTAAAGATAATAAAACAATTAAAGAAAGAGTAATTGATTGTTTTATAAATAATAAACACGTTTATATTAGCACTGATAATGCTAAATATCAAAAATTAAAAACCGATCAAATTGATAATAGTTCATATAAAAAACAGAATAGATTAAATATAGAATTAAACAATAATGAGTTTTTAAAATCTAGTTTTTCAATGAAATTACCAGAACAAAATTAA